From the genome of Malus sylvestris chromosome 6, drMalSylv7.2, whole genome shotgun sequence, one region includes:
- the LOC126625103 gene encoding gibberellin 20 oxidase 1-B-like yields MALQSEEQYVESLSMGQKLIVKNFIWSKEEWPAIKHDDFADTDDIPVISLQGILDGRKNPDYEKVCRVMVSACEKWGFFKLVDHGVALEIIENFIGSLNGLFDLSMEQKVKGVRSATLPLGYCATNPDYEKNLPWAEILQLLQSPQQVVAFANKVFGDQHQQFSNAMIRYLNALDNLGMTILEMLAHGLGLPDNFFTENFEEKEATMIRVNRYPPCPLPEKCLGLGSHSDPHTLTILLQDDVGGLQVLTSDNKWIGIRPVQNSFIINIGDTLEAWTNGKLRSVVHRAVLNKEKNRLSAAYFMSPRNSALIDCPLVLMDAKTNPRKYVPFTWGNFRKQLLVQKRVVGKTALERYLISK; encoded by the exons ATGGCTTTGCAGAGTGAAGAACAATATGTCGAGTCACTTTCCATGGGACAAAAACTAATTGTGAAGAATTTCATTTGGTCGAAAGAAGAATGGCCAGCCATAAAACACGACGACTTTGCAGACACAGATGACATCCCTGTCATAAGTCTCCAAGGTATTTTGGATGGGAGGAAAAACCCAGACTACGAGAAGGTGTGCCGAGTGATGGTGAGTGCTTGTGAGAAGTGGGGGTTCTTCAAGTTAGTGGATCATGGGGTTGCTTTGGAGATCATAGAGAATTTCATAGGGAGTTTAAATGGGCTGTTTGATCTTTCAATGGAGCAGAAAGTGAAGGGTGTCAGATCAGCTACTTTACCACTGGGTTACTGTGCCACAAACCCTGATTATGAAAAAAATTTACCTTGGGCAGAGATCTTACAGTTACTCCAGTCCCCTCAACAGGTAGTTGCATTTGCAAATAAAGTTTTTGGTGATCAACACCAGCAATTTAG CAATGCAATGATTCGTTACTTGAATGCACTGGACAATTTGGGAATGACAATTTTGGAGATGTTAGCTCATGGACTGGGCCTTCCAGACAACTTTTTCACAGAGAACTTTGAGGAAAAAGAGGCTACCATGATCAGGGTCAACAGATATCCTCCTTGTCCCCTCCCTGAAAAATGTCTTGGGCTTGGGAGCCATTCAGACCCACATACCTTAACCATATTGTTACAAGATGATGTTGGTGGCCTGCAAGTTCTTACGAGTGACAACAAATGGATTGGTATCCGTCCTGTTCAAAATTCTTTCATCATCAACATCGGTGACACCCTTGaa GCTTGGACTAATGGGAAGCTGAGGAGTGTAGTGCATAGAGCAGTGCTTAACAAGGAGAAGAATAGGCTATCAGCAGCATATTTCATGAGCCCCCGTAATTCTGCCCTCATTGACTGCCCTCTTGTGCTCATGGATGCAAAAACCAACCCTAGAAAATATGTGCCCTTTACTTGGGGTAATTTCCGAAAGCAACTTTTGGTTCAAAAGAGGGTTGTTGGTAAAACTGCACTAGAAAGATACCTAATATCCAAATGA